One Vigna unguiculata cultivar IT97K-499-35 chromosome 7, ASM411807v1, whole genome shotgun sequence genomic region harbors:
- the LOC114192320 gene encoding protein EXORDIUM-like 5 → MPLFPNFLLSLFLLIGVCNCRTTTKNEESHVQMQTQTLNTNPTLFNPQVPPLRTLSSSKRFEGSSEFVKLKYHMGPVLSSPINIYLIWYGKWPQSQKLLIKDFLLSISASDRRVAPSPSVSDWWQTVSLYTDQTGANISRSVSIAGEYSDLLYSHGTQLTRLSVQDVIATAVRAKPFPVDHRNGIYLILTAEDVTMEDFCRAVCGFHYFTFPSKVGYTLPYAWVGNSGKQCPEVCAYPFAVPGYMGGGGPGHLTPPNGDVGVDGMVSVIGHELAELSSNPLVNAWYAGEDPTAPTEIGDLCEGLYGTGGGGGYIGSVLKDGEGRTFNLNGRNGRKFLVQWIWSPVLKACAGPNALD, encoded by the coding sequence ATGCCCTTATTCCCCAACTTCCTCCTCTCCCTGTTCCTGCTAATTGGTGTGTGCAATTGCAGAACTACAACAAAAAATGAAGAGTCGCATGTGCAAATGCAGACACAAACCCTTAACACAAACCCAACTCTCTTCAACCCGCAGGTCCCACCCCTCCGAACCCTCTCTTCCTCCAAGCGATTTGAGGGGTCCTCGGAGTTCGTGAAGCTCAAATACCACATGGGTCCGGTGTTGTCTTCCCCGATCAACATCTACCTCATCTGGTACGGCAAGTGGCCCCAATCGCAGAAGCTTCTCATTAAGGACTTCCTCCTCTCAATCTCCGCCTCCGATCGCCGGGTCGCTCCCTCTCCCTCCGTCTCCGACTGGTGGCAAACTGTCTCTCTCTACACCGACCAGACCGGCGCCAACATCTCCCGCTCCGTCTCCATCGCCGGCGAGTACAGCGACCTCCTCTACTCCCACGGCACGCAACTCACGCGCCTATCCGTGCAGGATGTAATCGCCACCGCCGTCCGCGCCAAGCCCTTCCCCGTCGATCATCGCAACGGGATCTACCTGATCCTCACGGCCGAAGACGTCACCATGGAGGACTTCTGCCGCGCCGTCTGCGGCTTCCACTACTTCACCTTCCCCTCCAAGGTCGGCTACACCCTCCCCTACGCCTGGGTTGGGAACTCCGGCAAGCAGTGCCCGGAGGTGTGCGCCTACCCCTTCGCCGTCCCCGGGTACATGGGCGGAGGTGGCCCCGGCCACCTCACTCCGCCTAATGGCGACGTCGGCGTCGACGGCATGGTCAGCGTCATCGGCCACGAACTGGCTGAGCTCTCCTCCAATCCCCTGGTGAACGCCTGGTACGCCGGCGAGGACCCCACCGCACCCACCGAGATCGGTGATCTCTGCGAGGGCCTGTACGGAACGGGTGGTGGAGGTGGTTACATCGGGTCCGTTCTGAAAGATGGAGAAGGGAGAACATTCAATCTGAACGGTAGAAACGGAAGAAAGTTTCTGGTGCAGTGGATTTGGAGCCCCGTTTTGAAGGCTTGTGCTGGCCCCAATGCTTTAGATTAA